From Streptomyces sp. Edi4, one genomic window encodes:
- the folP gene encoding dihydropteroate synthase, which produces MRTLNGRPAGRGAVEGLPEWDRCAVMGVVNVTPDSFSDGGRWFDTSIAVKHGLDLVTEGADLVDVGGESTRPGASRVDEDEELRRVLPVVRGLVSEGVTVSVDTMRARVAEQAVAAGAVLVNDVSGGLADPAMIPAVAATGAPFVVMHWRGFSHDMNSRAVYGDVVAEVVAELRARLEAVVEGGIAPGRLVVDPGLGFAKQAGHDLALVAHLAELRALGHPVLVAASRKRFLGRVLAGDEGAPPPARERDAATAAVSAIAAHEGAWAVRVHEVRATADAVRVARAVEGAR; this is translated from the coding sequence ATGCGTACGTTGAACGGACGGCCGGCCGGACGGGGGGCAGTCGAAGGCCTGCCCGAGTGGGACCGCTGCGCGGTCATGGGCGTGGTCAATGTGACGCCCGACTCCTTCTCCGACGGCGGCCGGTGGTTCGACACCTCGATCGCCGTCAAGCACGGCCTCGACCTCGTCACCGAAGGGGCCGACCTCGTGGACGTCGGCGGGGAGTCCACCCGCCCCGGCGCCTCCCGGGTGGACGAGGACGAGGAGCTGCGCCGGGTCCTGCCCGTCGTGCGGGGCCTGGTCTCCGAAGGCGTCACCGTCTCCGTCGACACCATGCGCGCCCGCGTCGCCGAACAGGCGGTAGCGGCGGGCGCGGTCCTGGTCAACGACGTCAGCGGCGGCCTCGCCGACCCCGCGATGATCCCCGCCGTCGCCGCCACCGGCGCCCCCTTCGTCGTCATGCACTGGCGCGGTTTCAGCCACGACATGAACAGCCGCGCGGTGTACGGGGACGTGGTGGCCGAGGTCGTCGCGGAACTCCGCGCGCGCCTGGAGGCCGTCGTCGAGGGCGGCATCGCCCCCGGGCGCCTGGTCGTCGACCCCGGCCTCGGCTTCGCCAAGCAGGCCGGCCACGACCTCGCGCTGGTCGCCCACCTCGCCGAGCTGCGCGCGCTCGGCCACCCCGTCCTGGTCGCCGCGTCCCGCAAGCGGTTCCTCGGCCGCGTCCTGGCCGGCGACGAGGGCGCACCGCCACCCGCCCGCGAACGCGACGCCGCCACCGCCGCCGTCTCCGCCATAGCCGCCCACGAGGGCGCCTGGGCGGTACGCGTCCACGAGGTGCGGGCCACCGCCGACGCCGTCCGCGTGGCGCGCGCCGTAGAGGGAGCCCGGTGA
- a CDS encoding MarR family transcriptional regulator: MPPGTSRPAAGNLTLMDAIWDALAGFYGDFTSAAADEGLTSSQAKTLTVLRRGPASMRSLATTLHCDASNVTGIVDRLEARALVRREPSPTDRRVKNVVLTEEGTRTVETVRTGMLATHAALDSLPDADRVALHDLLQRLFPAPGHGPGTPA; this comes from the coding sequence ATGCCCCCTGGAACCAGCCGCCCCGCCGCCGGCAACCTCACGCTCATGGACGCCATCTGGGACGCACTGGCCGGCTTCTACGGCGACTTCACCTCGGCGGCCGCCGACGAGGGCCTCACCTCCAGCCAGGCCAAGACCCTCACCGTGCTGCGCCGGGGCCCCGCCTCCATGCGCTCCCTGGCCACGACCCTGCACTGCGACGCCTCCAACGTCACCGGGATCGTCGACCGCCTGGAGGCCCGCGCCCTGGTGCGCCGCGAGCCGAGCCCCACCGACCGCCGCGTCAAGAACGTCGTCCTCACCGAGGAGGGCACGCGCACCGTGGAGACGGTCAGGACCGGCATGCTCGCCACCCACGCCGCGCTCGACTCGCTGCCCGACGCCGACCGCGTGGCCCTGCACGATCTCCTCCAGCGCCTCTTCCCCGCCCCCGGGCATGGTCCGGGAACCCCCGCCTGA
- a CDS encoding MFS transporter produces the protein MTTNQRPSGGTGLVLVLGLAAMVVSMMQTLVVPILGIIQNDLGTSTSGVSWVTTATLLSAAVFTPLLGRFGDMHGKKPTLIGVLVVMVAGSVLAATTSSLTLLIVGRVLQGAATAIFPLALSVLREEIPQQKLHGAMALVSGTLAFGSGLALVGAGLLTQGSHPDYHRVFWLAVILAVLALVAVIVVVPASRNKTGGRTDWLGAATLAAFLVLLLLPISQGHEWGWSSGRTIGFFVGAVVMAGVWVLVERLVAAPMVDMRMFAHRPVLFTNLAGLLLGFAMFSQFIGVSYLVQMPDKLTGYGFSATVLRASVEYLLPTTLVSLIAAPLGGQLVGRIGARFTLAAGAAFGVLGFAWLTGAHDSTASVILAGMLIGAAISFGYAAMPALIVASVPHHQTGIANGINSISRSVGSAIASAVITSLLASKVLSGLPKGVPPLPAESQFTLSFALAGGAFVLVIAVALVGLSADRRRRVEAEVVSSSADVEAGAGAAAPSLERA, from the coding sequence GTGACCACTAACCAACGTCCCAGCGGCGGCACCGGGCTCGTCCTGGTCCTCGGCCTCGCCGCCATGGTCGTCTCGATGATGCAGACCCTGGTCGTGCCGATCCTCGGCATCATCCAGAACGACCTCGGCACCTCCACGTCCGGTGTCAGCTGGGTCACCACCGCGACCCTGCTCTCCGCAGCCGTCTTCACCCCGTTGCTCGGGCGCTTCGGCGACATGCACGGCAAGAAGCCGACGCTGATCGGTGTGCTCGTGGTCATGGTCGCGGGCTCCGTGCTCGCCGCCACCACCAGCTCCCTCACCCTCCTGATCGTGGGCCGGGTGCTTCAGGGCGCGGCCACCGCGATCTTCCCGCTGGCGCTCTCCGTCCTGCGCGAGGAGATACCGCAGCAGAAGCTGCACGGGGCGATGGCGCTGGTCAGCGGCACGCTGGCGTTCGGCAGCGGGCTCGCGCTGGTCGGTGCGGGTCTGCTCACGCAGGGCTCGCACCCCGACTACCACCGGGTGTTCTGGCTCGCCGTGATCCTCGCGGTGCTCGCCCTGGTCGCGGTCATCGTCGTCGTGCCCGCCTCCCGCAACAAGACCGGCGGACGCACCGACTGGCTGGGCGCGGCCACCCTCGCGGCCTTCCTCGTCCTGCTCCTGCTGCCCATCTCGCAGGGCCACGAATGGGGCTGGTCCTCCGGCCGTACGATCGGCTTCTTCGTCGGCGCCGTGGTCATGGCCGGGGTCTGGGTCCTGGTCGAGCGCCTGGTCGCCGCGCCCATGGTCGACATGCGGATGTTCGCGCACCGGCCGGTGCTCTTCACCAACCTGGCCGGGCTGCTGCTCGGCTTCGCGATGTTCTCCCAGTTCATCGGCGTCTCCTACCTGGTGCAGATGCCGGACAAGCTGACCGGGTACGGGTTCTCGGCGACCGTCCTGCGCGCCTCCGTCGAGTACCTGTTGCCGACCACCCTCGTCTCGCTGATCGCGGCGCCGCTCGGCGGGCAGCTCGTGGGGCGGATCGGGGCGCGGTTCACGCTCGCGGCGGGCGCGGCCTTCGGTGTGCTCGGCTTCGCCTGGCTGACCGGGGCGCACGACTCGACGGCGTCCGTGATCCTCGCGGGCATGCTGATCGGTGCGGCCATCAGTTTCGGGTACGCGGCGATGCCGGCGCTCATCGTGGCGAGTGTTCCGCACCACCAGACCGGGATCGCCAACGGGATCAACTCCATCTCGCGGTCCGTGGGGTCGGCGATCGCCAGTGCGGTGATCACTTCGTTGCTGGCGTCGAAGGTGCTGTCCGGGTTGCCGAAGGGGGTGCCTCCGCTTCCCGCGGAGAGTCAGTTCACGCTGTCCTTCGCGTTGGCCGGGGGTGCGTTCGTGCTGGTCATCGCGGTTGCGCTGGTGGGGCTCTCCGCCGATCGGCGGCGGCGGGTCGAGGCGGAAGTGGTTTCCTCTTCGGCAGACGTGGAGGCGGGGGCGGGGGCGGCTGCGCCGTCGCTCGAGCGGGCCTGA
- a CDS encoding phosphatidylglycerol lysyltransferase domain-containing protein, with amino-acid sequence MSVRIDGDKNGSVPTRVRKVLRGPRPESVPKVVGTACSVVGLLDVAAGVFDRVRHSRFHTVSEVLPGTFGPFAAAVALCAGILLLLLAHGLKRRKRRAWRAAVVLLPIGALAQFWYRHSVVGVLISLVLLTLLVRHRSEFTALPDPRSRWKAVANFFLMGAGSLGLGLVIVSVHPNRTVGNPSIVDRIQHVMFGLFGFEGPVEYQGKTSWTVGYSLGALGLLTAVTTIYLAFRPEHPAARLTEDDEHKLRDLLAKHGARDSLGHFALRRDKAVVFSPSGKAAVTYRVVSGVMLASGDPIGDVEAWPGAIERFMDEAKAHSWTPAVVGCSETGGEVWTRETGLDALELGDEAVVDVADFSLAGRAMRNVRQMVKRIERNGYETRVRRVRDLSEGELERIRRAAEDWRGTDTERGFSMALGRIGDPNDGDCVIATAHKADEEGETPTPYGDLKAILHFVPWGKDGMSLEMMRRDRSADPGMNELLIVASLQACEKIGVKQVSLNFAMFRSALARGEKIGAGPVLRMWRGLLVFLSRWFQIESLYKFNAKFQPRWEPRFMVYRAHADLPRIGFAVMQAEGFVNLGLPGPLARLTRAARRERACAHVPPKEQTPHAA; translated from the coding sequence ATGTCTGTCAGGATAGATGGGGACAAAAACGGATCGGTTCCGACTCGTGTACGAAAGGTCCTCCGCGGGCCGCGCCCCGAGTCGGTTCCCAAGGTGGTCGGTACGGCCTGCTCTGTCGTAGGCCTCCTGGACGTGGCGGCCGGAGTCTTCGATCGCGTCCGGCACAGTCGGTTCCACACCGTCAGCGAAGTGCTGCCGGGCACCTTCGGCCCCTTCGCGGCGGCCGTGGCGCTCTGCGCCGGCATCCTGCTGCTGCTCCTCGCGCACGGCCTGAAGCGCCGCAAGCGGCGGGCCTGGCGGGCCGCCGTGGTGCTGCTACCGATCGGGGCGCTGGCCCAGTTCTGGTACCGGCACTCCGTCGTCGGAGTACTGATCTCATTGGTACTTCTCACGCTGCTGGTCCGCCACCGGAGCGAGTTCACCGCGCTGCCCGACCCGCGCAGCCGCTGGAAGGCGGTGGCGAACTTCTTCCTGATGGGCGCGGGATCACTGGGCCTCGGCCTGGTCATCGTGAGCGTGCACCCCAACCGCACGGTCGGCAATCCGAGCATCGTGGACCGCATCCAGCACGTGATGTTCGGCCTCTTCGGCTTCGAGGGCCCGGTCGAGTACCAGGGCAAGACCAGCTGGACCGTCGGCTACTCGCTCGGCGCGCTCGGTCTGCTCACCGCGGTCACCACGATCTACCTGGCCTTCCGGCCCGAGCACCCCGCCGCCCGCCTCACCGAGGACGACGAGCACAAGCTGCGCGACCTGCTCGCCAAGCACGGCGCACGGGACTCGCTCGGCCACTTCGCGCTCCGCCGCGACAAGGCCGTCGTCTTCTCGCCCAGCGGCAAGGCGGCCGTCACCTACCGCGTCGTCTCCGGCGTGATGCTCGCGTCGGGCGACCCGATCGGCGACGTCGAGGCCTGGCCCGGCGCGATCGAGCGCTTCATGGACGAGGCCAAGGCGCACTCCTGGACGCCGGCGGTCGTCGGCTGCTCCGAGACCGGCGGCGAGGTCTGGACCCGCGAGACCGGACTCGACGCCCTGGAACTGGGTGACGAGGCGGTGGTGGACGTCGCGGATTTCTCCCTGGCCGGACGCGCCATGCGGAACGTACGCCAGATGGTCAAGCGCATCGAGCGCAATGGCTACGAAACCCGCGTGCGGCGCGTTCGTGACCTGTCCGAGGGGGAGCTGGAACGTATCCGCCGGGCCGCCGAGGACTGGCGCGGCACCGACACCGAGCGCGGCTTCTCGATGGCGCTCGGCCGCATCGGCGACCCCAACGACGGCGACTGTGTGATCGCGACGGCCCACAAGGCCGACGAGGAGGGCGAGACCCCGACCCCTTACGGCGACCTGAAGGCCATCCTTCACTTCGTCCCGTGGGGCAAGGACGGCATGTCCCTGGAGATGATGCGCCGCGACCGCTCGGCCGACCCCGGCATGAACGAGCTCCTGATTGTGGCGTCGCTTCAGGCGTGCGAGAAGATCGGCGTCAAGCAGGTCTCGTTGAACTTCGCGATGTTCCGCTCGGCGCTGGCGCGCGGCGAGAAGATCGGGGCGGGGCCCGTGCTCCGGATGTGGCGCGGGCTGCTGGTCTTCCTGTCCCGCTGGTTCCAGATCGAGTCGCTGTACAAGTTCAACGCGAAGTTCCAGCCGCGGTGGGAGCCGCGCTTCATGGTGTACCGGGCCCATGCCGACCTCCCCCGCATCGGTTTCGCCGTGATGCAGGCGGAGGGCTTCGTGAACCTGGGCCTTCCGGGGCCCCTGGCCCGCCTCACGCGCGCGGCACGGCGGGAACGGGCATGCGCGCACGTGCCGCCGAAGGAACAGACCCCCCACGCGGCCTGA
- a CDS encoding alpha/beta hydrolase-fold protein: protein MGLTSNKVLALAVFLAVVLFGVTIWLWPRLARRSWKAVTGRIGLLLATQLAIFASVGLAANNSFLFYGSWADLFGQEQGMGKVVDHSAGGKNVQVLSQQKPDTPGAGKPQVGGEIQKIALVGEKSKITSPAYVYLPPEYFQKAYENKTFPASIVLTGYPGTAENLLKGLRYPKTAWAQAKQKKSQPMILVMMRPTVAGQRDTECVDIPNGPQTETFFAKDVPGAISAHYRVGTKPRNWGFIGNSTGGYCALKIGMHHPEQFAASAGLSAYYKAADDPTTGDLFHGNEQEKNRANLLWSLDHLPTGTSSFLVTSSLSGEDNYKPTQSFIKKVKAPGRVSSITLDSGGHNFNTWRREIPPTLEWISGRLSAS, encoded by the coding sequence ATGGGTCTCACGAGCAACAAGGTCCTGGCACTCGCCGTGTTCCTCGCGGTGGTGCTGTTCGGGGTCACCATCTGGTTGTGGCCGCGCCTGGCGCGCCGCAGCTGGAAAGCCGTGACGGGCCGGATCGGGCTGCTGCTCGCGACCCAGCTGGCGATCTTCGCCTCGGTCGGTCTGGCGGCGAACAACTCGTTCCTGTTCTACGGATCCTGGGCCGACCTGTTCGGCCAGGAGCAGGGCATGGGCAAGGTCGTGGACCACTCGGCGGGCGGCAAGAACGTCCAGGTGCTCTCCCAGCAGAAGCCGGACACTCCGGGCGCGGGAAAGCCGCAGGTGGGGGGAGAGATCCAGAAGATCGCCCTGGTGGGTGAGAAGTCGAAGATAACGAGCCCGGCCTATGTCTATCTGCCGCCCGAGTATTTCCAGAAGGCGTACGAGAACAAGACCTTCCCCGCCTCGATCGTGCTGACGGGCTACCCGGGCACCGCCGAGAACCTGCTCAAGGGCCTGCGGTATCCGAAGACGGCCTGGGCGCAGGCCAAGCAGAAGAAGTCGCAGCCGATGATCCTGGTCATGATGCGCCCCACGGTGGCCGGCCAGCGCGACACCGAGTGCGTGGACATACCGAACGGGCCGCAGACCGAGACGTTCTTCGCCAAGGACGTTCCGGGCGCGATCTCCGCGCACTACCGCGTCGGCACCAAGCCGCGGAACTGGGGCTTCATCGGCAATTCGACCGGCGGCTACTGCGCCCTGAAGATCGGCATGCACCACCCCGAGCAGTTCGCCGCGAGCGCGGGCCTGTCCGCGTACTACAAGGCGGCCGACGACCCGACCACCGGTGACCTCTTCCACGGCAACGAGCAGGAGAAGAACCGGGCCAACCTGCTGTGGAGCCTGGACCACCTGCCGACGGGCACGTCGTCCTTCCTGGTCACCAGCTCCCTCTCGGGCGAGGACAACTACAAGCCGACGCAGTCCTTCATCAAGAAGGTGAAGGCGCCCGGCCGCGTGTCCTCCATCACGCTCGACAGCGGCGGGCACAACTTCAACACCTGGCGGCGCGAGATCCCGCCGACCCTGGAGTGGATCAGCGGACGGCTCAGCGCGAGCTGA
- a CDS encoding ATP-binding cassette domain-containing protein, with amino-acid sequence MIRFEHVTKRYADGTIAVDDLSFEVAEGELVTLVGPSGCGKTTTMKMVNRLIEPTEGRIWVDGEDIASVDPVQLRRRIGYVIQQVGLFPHKTVLENTATVPHLLGVKKAAAHRRAAELLDLVGLDPKTYGSRHPEQLSGGQRQRVGVARALAADPPVLLMDEPFGAVDPVVRERLQNEFLKLQSQVRKTVLFVTHDIEEAVRLGDRIAVYGQGSIEQFDAPAAVLGAPATNYVADFVGADRGLKRLSVTPIEESDLEQPPVVHLDDPLPADIARWAVVLDSDDNLHGWISGEQARLGTGTVREHARRMEAWLPVGASLKQAFATMLQHDAGWIAVIDREERGRFLGVLTPARLHEALRRSIDADANAVPRTEVRVESVESVSSR; translated from the coding sequence ATGATCCGGTTCGAGCACGTCACCAAGCGGTACGCCGACGGCACCATCGCCGTGGACGATCTCTCCTTCGAGGTGGCCGAGGGTGAACTGGTCACCCTGGTCGGCCCGTCGGGGTGCGGCAAGACCACCACGATGAAGATGGTCAACCGTCTCATCGAGCCCACCGAGGGGCGGATATGGGTGGACGGCGAGGACATAGCGTCCGTCGACCCCGTCCAGTTGCGGCGCCGCATCGGCTATGTGATCCAGCAGGTCGGGCTCTTCCCGCACAAGACGGTCCTGGAGAACACCGCGACCGTCCCGCATCTGCTCGGCGTCAAGAAGGCCGCGGCCCACCGGCGCGCCGCCGAACTCCTCGACCTGGTCGGCCTCGACCCCAAGACGTACGGCTCGCGCCATCCCGAGCAGCTGTCCGGCGGCCAGCGCCAACGGGTGGGCGTGGCAAGGGCGTTGGCGGCCGATCCGCCGGTCCTGCTGATGGACGAGCCGTTCGGCGCGGTCGACCCGGTGGTGCGCGAGCGGTTGCAGAACGAATTCCTCAAGCTCCAGTCGCAGGTGCGCAAGACGGTCCTGTTCGTCACCCACGACATCGAGGAGGCGGTCCGCCTCGGCGATCGCATCGCCGTCTACGGGCAGGGCTCCATCGAGCAGTTCGACGCCCCCGCCGCCGTGCTCGGCGCCCCCGCCACCAACTACGTGGCGGACTTCGTCGGCGCGGACCGGGGCCTCAAGCGGCTCTCGGTGACACCCATCGAGGAGAGCGACCTGGAGCAGCCGCCCGTGGTCCATCTCGACGATCCGCTTCCCGCCGACATCGCGCGCTGGGCCGTCGTCCTGGACAGCGACGACAACCTGCACGGCTGGATCTCGGGCGAGCAGGCCCGGCTCGGCACGGGCACGGTGCGCGAGCACGCCCGGCGGATGGAGGCCTGGCTGCCGGTCGGCGCCTCCCTCAAGCAGGCGTTCGCCACGATGCTCCAGCACGACGCGGGCTGGATCGCGGTGATCGACCGCGAGGAGCGCGGCCGCTTCCTCGGCGTCCTGACCCCCGCCCGGCTCCACGAGGCGCTGCGCCGCTCCATCGACGCGGACGCGAACGCGGTGCCGCGCACCGAGGTGCGGGTCGAATCGGTGGAGTCGGTCAGCTCGCGCTGA
- a CDS encoding ABC transporter permease — protein sequence MAAGCLAANDWICWEYVSSRSQELTDATVQHIWITAVSVVIGLLVAFPLALLARGRKGVAATVLGFTTVLYTVPSLAMFALLLPVFGLSAGLVITGLVLYSLTILVRNILAGLESVPADALEAARGMGYGRIRLLFEVELPLALPALMAGLRIATVATVALTTIGSLVDHGGLGNLIEQGLPTFFKAQILTASVLCVVLAVAADLLLLGVQWLLTPWTRIRTAKAV from the coding sequence ATGGCGGCCGGCTGTCTGGCGGCGAACGACTGGATCTGCTGGGAGTACGTCAGCTCCCGCAGCCAGGAGCTGACCGACGCGACGGTCCAGCACATCTGGATCACCGCCGTCTCGGTGGTGATCGGGCTGCTCGTCGCCTTCCCGCTCGCGCTGCTCGCACGCGGGCGCAAGGGCGTCGCGGCCACCGTCCTCGGCTTCACGACCGTGCTCTACACGGTGCCCTCGCTCGCCATGTTCGCCCTGCTGCTCCCGGTGTTCGGCCTCTCGGCCGGCCTGGTGATCACGGGCCTCGTGCTCTATTCGCTGACGATCCTCGTGCGCAACATCCTGGCCGGGCTCGAATCGGTGCCCGCCGACGCGCTGGAAGCGGCCCGGGGCATGGGATACGGACGTATACGCCTGCTCTTCGAGGTCGAGCTGCCGCTCGCGCTGCCCGCCCTGATGGCCGGGCTCAGGATCGCCACGGTCGCCACGGTCGCGCTGACCACGATCGGTTCCCTGGTCGACCACGGCGGCCTCGGCAACCTCATCGAGCAGGGCCTGCCCACCTTCTTCAAGGCGCAGATCCTCACCGCCTCGGTGCTGTGCGTGGTGCTCGCCGTCGCCGCCGACCTGCTGCTCCTCGGCGTCCAGTGGCTGCTCACCCCGTGGACGCGTATCCGTACGGCGAAGGCGGTCTGA
- a CDS encoding ABC transporter permease, with product MGVFTQAWTWLTTGANWSGQDGAWHRLGEHVYVSALALAVSCLVALPLALWLGHIGKGGALAVNISNVGRAIPVFAVLALFMVTPLRNAGYLPTVIALVLFAVPPLLTNAYVGMRGVDRAAVEAARGMGMSGRQVFLQVELPLAYPLIMTGLRSAAVQIIATATIAAMAGLGGLGRIVTEGFAVYDTPQVVAGALLVAGLALLVEGALVALDRLFSPLRKRS from the coding sequence ATGGGAGTCTTCACCCAGGCGTGGACGTGGCTGACCACCGGCGCCAACTGGTCGGGCCAGGACGGCGCCTGGCACCGCCTGGGCGAGCACGTCTACGTCAGCGCGCTCGCCCTGGCCGTGTCCTGCCTGGTGGCCCTGCCGCTCGCGCTCTGGCTCGGGCACATCGGCAAGGGCGGGGCGCTCGCCGTCAACATCTCCAATGTGGGCCGCGCGATACCCGTCTTCGCGGTGCTGGCCCTGTTCATGGTGACGCCGCTGCGCAACGCGGGTTATCTGCCCACCGTGATCGCCCTGGTGCTGTTCGCGGTGCCGCCGCTGCTGACCAACGCCTATGTCGGCATGCGCGGGGTGGACCGGGCGGCGGTGGAGGCGGCGCGCGGCATGGGGATGTCGGGGCGTCAGGTCTTCCTCCAGGTCGAGCTGCCGCTGGCCTACCCGCTCATCATGACCGGGCTGCGCTCCGCCGCGGTGCAGATCATCGCCACGGCGACGATCGCCGCGATGGCGGGGCTCGGAGGGCTCGGGCGGATCGTCACGGAGGGGTTCGCGGTGTACGACACCCCGCAGGTGGTGGCGGGGGCCCTGCTGGTGGCGGGGCTCGCGCTGCTCGTGGAGGGCGCTCTGGTGGCGCTCGACCGCCTCTTCAGCCCGCTGCGCAAGCGCTCGTGA
- a CDS encoding ABC transporter substrate-binding protein: MSKILRTTGAVLGTLALAGTLAACGGDSLEKSKDKSASSTSGGSSSTGGGKKGSLVIGAGGFTESSVLAELYSQVLADAGYATSITTVKNRELYEPALEKGEIDVVPEYAATLTEFLNAKVNGDKAKDKPLASSDVTATLGELTKLAEPRGLKVLPAGGAVDQNAFAVTKEFAAKNHLKTLSDLGASKIGVKVAAGDECKVRPFCAPGLTAKYGIDVTGIDPKGVGTPGAKQAVKDGVDQLVLTTTTDATLDTYGLVLLQDDKKLQNADNVLPVVNAKEAGSQEIADALGKLTKALTTDDLVGLNRKVDAERAKPADVAKQYLQSKGLIKK; encoded by the coding sequence ATGAGCAAGATCCTGCGCACGACCGGTGCGGTGCTCGGCACCCTCGCCCTGGCCGGCACGCTCGCCGCGTGCGGCGGCGACAGCCTGGAGAAGAGCAAGGACAAAAGCGCTTCAAGCACGTCCGGCGGGTCCAGCAGTACGGGCGGCGGCAAGAAGGGCTCGCTGGTGATCGGCGCGGGCGGCTTCACCGAGTCGTCGGTCCTGGCGGAGCTGTACTCCCAGGTCCTGGCTGACGCCGGGTATGCGACCTCGATCACCACCGTGAAGAACCGGGAACTGTACGAACCCGCCCTGGAGAAGGGCGAGATCGACGTCGTACCGGAATACGCGGCCACGCTCACCGAATTCCTCAATGCCAAGGTGAACGGCGACAAGGCGAAGGACAAGCCGCTGGCCTCCAGCGATGTCACCGCCACGCTGGGCGAACTGACCAAGCTCGCGGAGCCCCGGGGCCTGAAGGTTCTCCCGGCCGGCGGCGCGGTCGACCAGAACGCGTTCGCGGTCACCAAGGAATTCGCCGCCAAGAACCACCTCAAGACTCTTTCGGACCTGGGCGCTTCGAAGATCGGGGTGAAGGTCGCCGCCGGTGACGAGTGCAAGGTGCGGCCCTTCTGCGCGCCGGGCCTGACCGCCAAGTACGGCATCGACGTCACCGGCATCGACCCCAAGGGCGTCGGCACCCCCGGCGCCAAGCAGGCGGTCAAGGACGGAGTGGACCAGCTGGTGCTGACCACCACGACCGACGCCACCCTGGACACCTACGGCCTCGTGCTGCTCCAGGACGACAAGAAGCTCCAGAACGCCGACAACGTGCTGCCGGTCGTCAATGCCAAGGAAGCGGGCAGCCAGGAGATAGCCGACGCGCTCGGCAAGCTGACCAAGGCGCTGACGACCGACGATCTGGTCGGCCTCAACCGCAAGGTCGACGCCGAGCGGGCCAAGCCGGCCGATGTCGCCAAGCAGTATCTCCAGTCGAAGGGACTGATCAAGAAGTAG
- a CDS encoding PhlD, with product MPAHIAPPCVVLPGHAVTTDEIFADIRQAHAGLPRLEAMLRIAGATTVRTRYFTRPLNAPTVAGNALLEERNRAAYADASALAADAARGALARAELRPEDVDALVTSHTTSWTVPSLDVHLIGVLGLRPDVRRHPLGTAGCVGGAQGVVRASQDIAANPGANVLVVTSECLSAATYNHEDSSLESMVYKVLFGDGAAAAVVSGRPAWDGPAFVVADTFEYLLPDSAERYRGRLSGAGLHFDSTRAATDSFNDSLPALRAWLRPQEAPLDFAVVHPGGPRILDDAAAGLGLEEKALRHAWDSLAGNGNLGGSAVLDVLSRTFEDPPADGARGLLIGFGPGFVLAAARGHWSS from the coding sequence GTGCCCGCTCACATAGCCCCTCCCTGTGTCGTCCTGCCGGGGCATGCTGTGACCACCGACGAGATCTTCGCCGACATCCGGCAGGCCCACGCCGGTCTGCCGCGCCTGGAGGCGATGTTGCGGATCGCCGGGGCCACCACGGTGCGCACCCGCTACTTCACCCGCCCCCTGAACGCGCCGACGGTGGCCGGAAACGCATTGCTGGAGGAGCGCAACCGGGCCGCGTACGCAGACGCGTCGGCCCTCGCGGCCGACGCGGCGCGGGGGGCCCTCGCGAGGGCGGAACTGCGGCCCGAGGACGTGGATGCCCTCGTCACGAGCCACACCACATCGTGGACCGTGCCCTCGCTGGACGTCCATCTGATCGGCGTGCTCGGCCTGCGGCCCGATGTGCGCCGCCACCCCCTGGGTACGGCGGGCTGCGTGGGCGGCGCCCAGGGCGTGGTCCGCGCCAGCCAGGACATCGCCGCCAACCCCGGCGCCAACGTCCTGGTCGTCACCTCGGAATGCCTGTCGGCCGCCACGTACAACCACGAGGACAGCAGTCTCGAATCCATGGTCTACAAGGTGCTGTTCGGGGACGGCGCGGCCGCCGCCGTCGTCTCGGGGCGCCCCGCGTGGGACGGGCCGGCCTTCGTCGTGGCGGACACCTTCGAGTACCTGCTGCCCGACAGCGCGGAGCGCTACCGGGGGCGGCTGAGCGGCGCAGGGCTGCACTTCGACTCCACGCGGGCGGCCACCGACTCCTTCAACGACAGTCTCCCGGCCCTGCGCGCCTGGCTCCGCCCCCAGGAGGCCCCGCTGGACTTCGCGGTGGTCCACCCCGGCGGCCCGCGCATCCTCGACGACGCGGCCGCCGGCCTCGGCCTCGAAGAGAAGGCGCTGCGGCACGCCTGGGACAGCCTCGCCGGCAACGGAAACCTCGGCGGCTCGGCGGTCCTGGACGTCCTGTCCCGTACGTTCGAGGACCCGCCGGCCGACGGCGCGAGGGGCCTGCTCATCGGGTTCGGTCCGGGTTTCGTCCTGGCGGCGGCACGCGGCCACTGGTCCTCGTGA